A section of the Aminiphilus circumscriptus DSM 16581 genome encodes:
- a CDS encoding arsenate reductase ArsC — protein MRKTKVLFVCGQNTARSQMAEAILKELGGDAFEVESAGLEAGPGINPLAVEVMKEIGLDISNNEVTKVFDLFVAGRTYHYVISVCDAAKAQRCPVFPGICERRHWPFDDPASFEGSWEERVAATRRVRDQIREAVEALIAEVKAAQSGSSR, from the coding sequence GTGAGGAAGACGAAGGTGCTTTTCGTGTGTGGGCAGAACACCGCACGAAGCCAGATGGCGGAAGCAATTCTGAAAGAACTCGGAGGAGATGCCTTCGAGGTGGAGAGCGCTGGCCTCGAGGCAGGCCCCGGCATCAATCCCCTCGCGGTGGAGGTCATGAAGGAGATCGGCCTGGACATCTCGAACAACGAGGTCACCAAGGTCTTCGATCTCTTCGTGGCGGGGAGGACCTACCACTATGTCATCTCCGTCTGCGACGCCGCGAAGGCACAGCGCTGCCCCGTTTTCCCGGGGATCTGCGAGCGGAGACACTGGCCTTTCGACGACCCCGCCTCTTTCGAGGGGAGCTGGGAGGAGCGCGTCGCCGCCACGAGAAGGGTGCGGGATCAGATCCGGGAGGCTGTCGAGGCCCTCATCGCCGAGGTGAAGGCGGCACAGTCCGGGTCGTCGCGCTGA
- a CDS encoding transporter substrate-binding domain-containing protein, which yields MLSALVLLFSLFSSAARADRTVRVGIYENEPKVFTSSPGVPSGLFVDILESIAREEKWILDYVPGTWQEGLGRLAWGDIDLMPDVAYTSEREHLFAFHGEPVVSDWFQLFARKGSGIHSIVDLRGKRVAVLAGSIQQDAFTQHATAFDLDVQLVPFSLFAEAFRAVQEGSADAVIANRFNGPLLMKEYGLEDTAVVFSPTRVYFAAPKSGDAALLEAIDRHLARMKRDPGSAYYDALRRWTSEELPGAIPFPTG from the coding sequence GTGCTGTCGGCGCTGGTGCTTCTTTTTTCCTTGTTCTCCTCCGCCGCGCGGGCCGATCGAACCGTGCGGGTCGGCATCTACGAGAACGAACCAAAGGTGTTCACCTCGTCCCCGGGTGTGCCGTCGGGACTCTTCGTGGACATTCTCGAGAGCATTGCCCGAGAGGAGAAATGGATCCTCGACTACGTGCCGGGGACGTGGCAGGAGGGACTTGGCCGATTGGCCTGGGGGGATATCGACCTTATGCCCGACGTGGCCTATACGAGCGAACGGGAGCACCTCTTCGCCTTCCACGGCGAACCGGTCGTCTCGGACTGGTTCCAGCTTTTTGCCCGCAAAGGCAGCGGCATTCACTCCATCGTCGATCTCCGGGGAAAGCGCGTCGCGGTGCTCGCCGGGTCCATTCAGCAGGATGCCTTCACCCAGCATGCCACGGCCTTCGACCTGGATGTCCAGCTCGTCCCCTTTTCCCTTTTTGCCGAGGCCTTTCGGGCGGTGCAGGAGGGGAGTGCGGACGCGGTGATCGCCAACCGCTTCAACGGTCCTCTGCTCATGAAGGAATACGGCCTCGAGGACACGGCGGTGGTCTTCAGCCCGACCCGCGTCTATTTTGCCGCGCCGAAGTCGGGGGACGCCGCCCTGCTGGAGGCCATCGACCGTCATCTCGCACGCATGAAGAGAGATCCCGGATCGGCCTATTACGATGCCCTTCGCCGCTGGACCTCCGAGGAACTTCCCGGCGCGATTCCCTTCCCCACTGGTTGA
- a CDS encoding PAS domain-containing sensor histidine kinase — protein sequence MWLLRRLVNKRTKELRIFVEALKQADREWKATFDSVEDAMWVLDCEGRIAHANQATTRIFGKAPEDVTGRTCWEVAHETDEAISECPLKDAAAKRQSRSATVHTVDGRWLQVSVHPVFDEEGTTKGYMHVVSDVTEKRRTEEELDHYRRGLEDLVRRRTEELEAANADLLQAKLAAESADHLKSAFLATMSHELRTPLNSIIGFTGILLQGLAGPLNEEQAKQLRMVQGSARHLLALINDVLDISKIEAGRIELAEEPFDLRAAVERVVQSVAPAAKEKGLQLVCEIGEGVGQIVGDRRRVEQVLMNLLGNAVKFTARGSVTVTCTREDSSAIMSVKDTGIGISAENLQKLFRPFQQVDSGKTREYDGTGLGLHISKRLGELMGGSISVESTPGSGSTFTFRMPIREEGGA from the coding sequence ATGTGGCTGCTGCGGCGCCTCGTCAACAAGCGCACGAAAGAACTGCGGATTTTCGTGGAGGCCCTGAAACAGGCGGACCGAGAGTGGAAGGCCACCTTCGATTCCGTGGAGGATGCGATGTGGGTGCTCGATTGCGAAGGGCGCATCGCCCACGCGAACCAGGCCACGACCCGTATCTTCGGAAAGGCTCCCGAGGACGTGACGGGGCGGACGTGCTGGGAGGTCGCGCACGAGACCGACGAGGCGATCTCCGAGTGCCCCCTGAAGGACGCCGCCGCGAAACGCCAGAGCAGAAGCGCCACCGTGCACACCGTGGATGGCCGCTGGCTCCAGGTGAGTGTCCATCCCGTCTTCGACGAGGAAGGGACCACGAAGGGATACATGCATGTCGTCAGCGACGTGACGGAGAAACGGAGGACCGAGGAGGAGCTGGATCACTACCGCCGCGGGCTGGAGGATCTCGTTCGGCGGCGAACGGAGGAACTCGAGGCGGCCAACGCGGACCTGCTTCAGGCGAAGCTCGCCGCCGAATCCGCGGATCACCTGAAATCGGCCTTTCTGGCAACGATGTCCCACGAGCTGCGCACACCTCTCAACTCGATCATCGGCTTCACGGGGATTCTGCTCCAGGGGCTCGCGGGTCCGCTGAACGAAGAGCAGGCGAAACAGCTCCGCATGGTCCAGGGCAGTGCGCGGCACCTGCTCGCCCTGATCAACGACGTGCTGGACATCTCCAAGATCGAGGCGGGAAGGATCGAACTCGCGGAGGAGCCCTTCGATCTCCGGGCCGCGGTGGAGCGGGTGGTGCAGAGCGTGGCGCCCGCGGCGAAAGAGAAGGGCCTGCAGCTCGTCTGCGAGATCGGGGAGGGTGTGGGACAAATCGTCGGAGACCGGCGACGGGTGGAGCAGGTTCTCATGAATCTGCTCGGCAACGCCGTCAAGTTCACCGCCCGGGGAAGCGTGACGGTCACCTGTACACGGGAGGATTCTTCTGCGATCATGAGTGTGAAGGACACGGGCATCGGCATCAGTGCGGAGAATCTGCAGAAGTTGTTCCGCCCTTTCCAGCAGGTCGATTCGGGAAAGACCCGCGAGTACGACGGCACGGGGCTCGGGCTGCACATCAGCAAGCGCCTCGGGGAACTCATGGGAGGTTCCATCTCGGTGGAGAGTACCCCTGGTTCGGGCAGCACCTTCACGTTCCGCATGCCCATACGGGAGGAGGGAGGCGCATGA
- a CDS encoding transglycosylase SLT domain-containing protein, whose protein sequence is MKIRVMKSGIAALVLLLIVTAVGPLGTWFPEDYGDDWRGFLLPSEQSVLDPLVLRSLSAMEVTERHLREWHRDFPLAALRHIWDMHPDTQRSVAAVARYIRKQNRAIDARTAWIEAAAFVHYSDKYGVPLDLAVAVGNAESHFNPSSRSNYGAMGVMQVVWDIHSHLLQANGIAAPEDLHDPDRGVAAGCLLLSRYMRVSDNTRKALLRYSGGSIDTYWNKITRNLFKIREHAVTLGL, encoded by the coding sequence ATGAAGATCCGCGTCATGAAGAGCGGTATCGCCGCCCTCGTCCTGCTGCTTATCGTCACCGCCGTGGGGCCTTTGGGAACATGGTTTCCCGAGGACTACGGCGACGACTGGAGAGGATTCCTCCTTCCGTCGGAACAGAGTGTCCTCGACCCCCTCGTTCTCCGGAGTCTTTCCGCCATGGAGGTTACGGAGCGCCATCTCCGGGAATGGCACCGGGATTTCCCTCTGGCGGCGTTGCGCCATATCTGGGATATGCATCCGGACACGCAGCGTTCCGTGGCGGCCGTCGCCCGGTACATCCGCAAGCAGAACCGCGCCATCGACGCCCGCACCGCTTGGATCGAGGCGGCGGCCTTCGTCCACTACAGCGACAAGTACGGCGTTCCGCTGGATCTCGCCGTGGCGGTGGGTAACGCGGAGAGCCACTTCAACCCCTCCTCCCGCAGCAATTACGGAGCCATGGGAGTCATGCAGGTCGTGTGGGACATTCACAGCCATCTTCTCCAGGCGAACGGCATCGCCGCACCGGAGGATCTTCACGATCCGGATCGGGGCGTCGCCGCGGGATGTCTCCTGCTTTCCCGGTACATGCGGGTGTCGGACAACACGCGAAAGGCGCTTCTGCGCTATTCCGGCGGCTCCATCGACACCTACTGGAACAAGATCACCCGGAATCTCTTCAAGATCCGGGAGCACGCGGTGACCCTGGGACTCTAG
- a CDS encoding response regulator produces the protein MKGAHVLVIEDNEQNLYLMRFLLEQHGFVVSEAVDGPRGIEAALRDVPDMILLDIQLPLMDGYAVARELRRHDALRDLPIVAVTSYAMPDDRGKCLAAGATDYIEKPIDPESFVDRIRGHLTGRRGRGSGISE, from the coding sequence ATGAAGGGCGCGCACGTTCTCGTCATCGAGGATAACGAACAGAATCTCTATCTGATGCGGTTTCTTCTGGAACAGCACGGGTTCGTCGTGTCCGAGGCCGTGGACGGCCCCAGGGGCATCGAAGCGGCCCTGCGGGACGTTCCGGACATGATTCTCCTGGACATTCAGCTTCCCCTCATGGACGGATACGCCGTGGCCCGGGAACTTCGCCGGCACGACGCGCTGCGCGACCTGCCCATCGTGGCCGTCACCTCCTACGCCATGCCCGACGACCGGGGAAAATGCCTTGCCGCGGGGGCGACGGACTACATCGAGAAACCCATCGACCCGGAAAGCTTCGTGGACCGGATACGCGGCCATCTGACGGGCCGCAGGGGCCGCGGAAGCGGCATCTCCGAATGA
- a CDS encoding pyridoxal phosphate-dependent decarboxylase family protein — protein MRDIQNRLFEEIRDRSIFDLSEHYGLEYLATVFDRNVFPDGEALSNLALFDEKLPLEFTPSKEILAKLHHCGSPATVAQVGGRYFGFVNGSVVPAGLAARLLGDFWDQNTAMQVISPIAAKLECIVEEWLRELFGLPDETVAGFVSGTSMATFSGLAAARYRVLQRKGWDVGEKGLFGAPKVRVVAGTHAHSTVHKAIALLGFGRENVEWVESDDQGRIVPEKVPPLDDGTILILQAGNVNSGSFDNFDILCDKARAANAWVHIDGAFGLWAGAVEALKHLTRGMEKADSWSVDAHKTLNTPYDNGIVLCRDREALVSALHMSGAYIVLGKDRDGMFTTPEMSRRARIVELWATLKCLGRRGLGEMVLGMHERAAQFAAELRARNFEVCNEVCFNQVLVHYENSDLTREILRKVQDLRVCWCGSSKWDGRDVIRISVCSWATTPEDVRLSVDSFVKARELALGEAEDKRTGRTELLSKD, from the coding sequence ATGCGCGACATCCAGAACAGACTGTTCGAGGAAATCAGGGACCGAAGCATCTTCGACCTTTCCGAGCACTACGGTCTGGAATACCTTGCCACCGTCTTCGACCGCAACGTCTTTCCCGACGGAGAAGCCCTGTCGAACCTCGCCCTCTTCGACGAAAAGCTCCCCCTGGAGTTCACCCCGTCGAAGGAGATCCTCGCAAAACTGCATCACTGCGGCTCTCCCGCCACGGTGGCCCAGGTAGGGGGACGGTACTTCGGCTTCGTGAACGGCAGTGTGGTTCCCGCCGGTCTCGCCGCAAGACTCCTGGGGGATTTCTGGGACCAGAACACGGCCATGCAGGTGATCTCGCCCATCGCCGCCAAGCTGGAGTGCATCGTCGAGGAATGGCTCCGCGAACTCTTCGGGCTTCCCGATGAGACCGTCGCCGGATTCGTCAGCGGCACCTCCATGGCCACCTTCTCCGGTCTGGCCGCCGCCCGGTACAGGGTGCTGCAGCGCAAGGGCTGGGACGTCGGCGAAAAGGGACTCTTCGGCGCGCCGAAGGTGCGCGTCGTCGCGGGAACACACGCGCACTCCACGGTCCACAAGGCCATCGCCCTCCTCGGTTTCGGCCGGGAGAACGTGGAGTGGGTGGAGTCGGACGATCAGGGCAGAATCGTTCCGGAGAAGGTTCCCCCTCTGGACGACGGCACGATCCTCATTCTTCAGGCGGGCAACGTGAACTCCGGATCCTTCGACAATTTCGACATCCTCTGCGATAAGGCCCGGGCTGCGAACGCCTGGGTGCACATCGACGGCGCCTTCGGCCTCTGGGCCGGCGCCGTGGAGGCGCTGAAACATCTCACCCGAGGCATGGAAAAGGCCGATTCCTGGAGCGTGGACGCCCACAAGACGCTCAACACTCCCTACGACAACGGGATCGTTCTCTGCCGGGACAGAGAGGCGCTGGTCTCGGCGCTGCACATGTCCGGAGCCTACATTGTGCTGGGAAAAGACCGGGACGGCATGTTCACCACGCCGGAGATGTCCCGCCGGGCGCGGATCGTCGAATTGTGGGCGACCCTGAAATGCCTGGGCAGAAGAGGTCTGGGAGAAATGGTCCTGGGCATGCACGAGCGGGCGGCACAGTTTGCGGCGGAGCTGCGGGCCCGGAATTTCGAGGTGTGCAACGAGGTGTGCTTCAACCAGGTGCTGGTGCATTATGAAAACAGCGATCTCACCCGGGAGATTCTCCGGAAGGTGCAGGACCTCCGGGTCTGCTGGTGCGGCAGCTCGAAATGGGATGGCCGGGACGTGATCCGCATCAGCGTCTGCTCCTGGGCCACCACCCCGGAGGATGTCCGGCTCTCCGTGGACTCCTTCGTCAAGGCTCGGGAACTCGCTCTCGGGGAGGCGGAAGACAAGCGGACCGGCCGCACCGAACTGCTTTCGAAGGACTGA
- a CDS encoding response regulator: MNADHHEEHDAEKTLLLVEDEAIIAMVEAQMLESFGYRVVTALSGEEAVELVMENDAISLVLMDIDLGSGMDGAEAAQRILDVRNLPVIFLTSHSERAMVEKVQGITRFGYVIKSTGDFVLRSTIEMAYELFEKQRRSS, from the coding sequence ATGAATGCAGATCATCACGAGGAACACGACGCGGAAAAGACACTTCTGTTGGTGGAGGACGAAGCCATCATCGCCATGGTGGAGGCGCAGATGCTGGAAAGTTTCGGCTACCGCGTCGTCACCGCCCTCTCCGGAGAGGAGGCGGTGGAACTGGTCATGGAAAACGATGCCATCAGCCTTGTTCTGATGGACATCGACCTCGGGAGTGGCATGGATGGAGCCGAGGCGGCCCAGCGCATTCTCGACGTGCGGAATCTCCCCGTCATCTTTCTCACCTCCCATTCGGAACGGGCCATGGTGGAGAAAGTGCAGGGCATCACGCGGTTCGGGTATGTGATCAAGAGCACCGGAGATTTCGTGCTGCGCTCCACCATCGAAATGGCCTATGAACTTTTCGAGAAACAACGAAGGTCTTCTTGA
- a CDS encoding sensor histidine kinase — translation MNVLIVDDKPENLYLLRALLTGNGFSVTCANEGGEALRAARSSRPDLIVSDILMPGMDGFALCREWKKDPDLRTIPFVFYTATYTDPRDEKLALDMGADRFLIKPTEPEVFMEQIRSLLAEYEAAEKVQVRQIQEPEETVMREYNQVLVRKLEEKVAQLEDTVKRLDASERDLERANRILRTIFDSARDGILLADAVSRRFRDANAAMCDMLGYSLEELRERTVEDIHPPEELPLILDGFDRLVRRELFLAEDIPVRRRDGGVFFADVHASVVDLEGQTCLMGIFHDITARKRAEERICDLLREKETLLREVHHRIKNNMSSITGLLRLQAQAEPDSAVARALEEAANRVRSMVVLYDKLYRSESIRDISLKEYLLALIDDMSPGFPGRTDVTVETAVEDVVLEANLVFPLGILVTELITNAMKHAFPERERGTVRISAGLEGKNIVLVCEDDGVGLPEGVTLDNSPGFGFHLVRMLVRQMRGTILVERKVGTRFRIEFAIRRETQ, via the coding sequence GTGAACGTACTGATCGTGGATGACAAACCGGAGAATCTCTATCTGCTCCGGGCGCTGCTCACCGGAAACGGCTTTTCCGTCACCTGCGCAAACGAGGGAGGGGAGGCCCTCCGGGCTGCCCGGTCCTCGCGGCCCGATCTGATCGTCAGCGACATTCTCATGCCCGGCATGGACGGGTTCGCCCTCTGCCGGGAGTGGAAAAAGGATCCGGATCTCCGGACGATTCCCTTCGTGTTCTACACCGCCACCTACACGGACCCCCGGGACGAGAAACTGGCGCTCGACATGGGTGCGGACCGTTTCCTCATCAAGCCCACGGAGCCGGAGGTCTTCATGGAGCAGATCCGCTCTCTTCTCGCGGAGTATGAGGCTGCCGAAAAGGTTCAGGTGCGGCAGATCCAGGAGCCCGAAGAGACGGTGATGCGGGAGTACAATCAGGTGCTGGTGCGCAAACTCGAGGAGAAAGTGGCCCAGCTCGAGGACACGGTGAAACGGCTCGACGCGAGCGAGCGGGATCTCGAAAGGGCGAATCGCATTCTCCGGACCATCTTCGATTCGGCCCGGGACGGAATTCTCCTTGCGGACGCGGTCTCCCGGCGTTTTCGGGACGCCAACGCCGCCATGTGCGACATGCTCGGCTATTCCCTGGAGGAGCTGCGGGAGCGTACGGTGGAGGACATTCACCCCCCGGAGGAGCTCCCCTTGATTCTCGATGGCTTCGACCGGCTTGTCCGGCGGGAACTCTTTCTCGCCGAGGATATTCCCGTCCGGCGCAGGGACGGAGGCGTGTTCTTCGCGGACGTGCACGCCAGTGTGGTGGATCTTGAGGGGCAGACGTGCCTCATGGGCATCTTCCACGACATCACGGCGCGGAAACGGGCGGAGGAGAGAATATGCGATCTCCTCCGGGAGAAGGAGACCCTCCTGCGGGAGGTGCACCACCGCATCAAGAACAACATGAGTTCCATCACCGGCCTGCTCCGGCTCCAGGCCCAGGCGGAGCCCGATTCCGCGGTGGCCAGGGCGCTGGAGGAAGCGGCGAATCGGGTTCGGAGCATGGTGGTGCTTTACGACAAGCTCTACCGGAGCGAGTCGATCCGGGACATTTCCCTCAAGGAATATCTGCTTGCGCTGATCGACGACATGTCGCCCGGTTTTCCCGGAAGAACGGACGTGACTGTCGAGACCGCCGTCGAGGACGTGGTCCTGGAGGCGAATCTCGTTTTTCCCCTGGGTATCCTCGTCACGGAGTTGATCACCAACGCGATGAAACATGCCTTTCCCGAAAGAGAGCGGGGGACCGTCCGGATCTCCGCGGGGCTGGAGGGGAAGAACATCGTCCTCGTCTGCGAGGACGATGGCGTGGGATTGCCCGAGGGTGTGACCCTCGACAACTCCCCGGGCTTTGGATTCCACCTCGTGCGCATGCTGGTGCGGCAGATGAGGGGCACGATTCTGGTGGAACGGAAAGTCGGCACGCGTTTTCGCATCGAGTTCGCGATCCGGAGGGAAACGCAATGA
- a CDS encoding GHMP kinase: MSRESRIALPATLGEWIQGWILEDGEALVSHCVDWWGCVSVRSGASGDEKALPPKARRALALAAERFALDRPVAATLENPLPASLGLGSSTVDVAGILGACALLAEKDLSEEEHFALCCAVEPSDGIVFRGLALVDHLRGRLVERLPAAPPLWTAALLPRRTLDTEDYRKDPARMRAVRNRADRHRRAYAILRDGLRAGDVRKICAAATLSALLQQAVMPREEWPLLLAATRECRGFGVVVAHSGTAGGVLFGDPDEAARCAEWMRARWDGGDVRTLASTSGGLRRR, from the coding sequence ATGAGCCGGGAGAGCCGTATCGCCCTTCCGGCGACACTGGGGGAATGGATTCAGGGGTGGATTCTGGAGGACGGCGAAGCGCTGGTGAGCCACTGCGTGGACTGGTGGGGATGCGTGTCCGTCCGCTCCGGAGCCAGCGGTGACGAAAAGGCCCTGCCTCCAAAAGCGCGGCGCGCCCTGGCCCTGGCGGCGGAGCGCTTCGCCCTGGACCGTCCCGTCGCAGCGACCCTGGAGAACCCCCTTCCCGCCTCTCTGGGGCTGGGCTCCTCCACGGTGGACGTGGCGGGGATCCTCGGCGCCTGCGCGCTTCTGGCGGAAAAAGACCTCTCCGAGGAAGAGCACTTCGCCCTCTGTTGCGCCGTCGAACCCTCGGACGGTATCGTCTTTCGGGGGCTCGCCCTGGTGGACCATCTCCGGGGACGCCTCGTGGAACGCCTGCCCGCAGCACCGCCCCTCTGGACGGCGGCGCTGCTTCCCCGTCGGACTCTCGACACGGAGGACTACCGGAAGGATCCGGCCCGCATGCGGGCCGTCCGGAACCGCGCCGACCGGCACCGCCGGGCCTACGCCATCCTCCGGGACGGACTCCGCGCGGGGGACGTGCGGAAAATCTGCGCCGCCGCAACCCTCTCGGCCCTGCTCCAACAGGCGGTCATGCCCCGGGAGGAGTGGCCCCTTCTTCTGGCCGCCACGCGGGAATGCCGCGGCTTCGGCGTGGTGGTGGCCCACTCGGGCACTGCCGGAGGGGTGCTCTTCGGGGATCCCGACGAGGCGGCCCGGTGCGCGGAGTGGATGCGGGCGCGTTGGGACGGAGGCGACGTGCGAACCCTCGCCTCCACGTCCGGCGGCCTGCGCCGCCGGTGA
- a CDS encoding exodeoxyribonuclease III, with translation MTLGVPGSVARPRLRVVNTYVPQGKAIDHPDYPYKLAFLERLARLFDAAGVPEGHLLWVGDLNVAPTDRDVTHPENKRDHVCFHETLRNLFADIAAPRFVDVFRKHRPGDGEFSFWDYRVKNALERNIGWRIDHILATPELAALSSDCYAVRELRAWEKPSDHTAVVGVFDL, from the coding sequence GTGACGCTGGGTGTCCCCGGAAGCGTCGCCCGCCCGCGTCTCCGCGTTGTGAACACCTACGTTCCCCAGGGAAAGGCCATCGACCATCCCGACTACCCCTACAAGCTGGCTTTCCTCGAACGCCTGGCCCGCCTCTTCGACGCCGCGGGCGTTCCCGAAGGGCACCTCCTCTGGGTGGGAGACCTCAACGTGGCCCCCACGGACCGGGACGTGACGCATCCGGAGAACAAGCGGGACCACGTGTGTTTCCACGAGACACTGCGAAACCTCTTCGCGGACATCGCCGCCCCCCGCTTCGTGGACGTCTTCCGCAAGCACCGTCCCGGCGACGGGGAGTTCTCTTTCTGGGACTACCGCGTCAAGAACGCTCTGGAGCGGAACATCGGCTGGCGCATCGACCATATCCTGGCCACGCCGGAACTGGCGGCGCTCTCCAGCGACTGCTACGCCGTCCGGGAGCTGCGCGCCTGGGAAAAGCCCTCGGATCACACCGCCGTGGTGGGAGTCTTCGACCTATGA
- the thiC gene encoding phosphomethylpyrimidine synthase ThiC produces the protein MEKSGMTLMERARRGDGEGALKEAAERESLSPEVLLAGVAAGTAVVPANPAHRGLVPCGIGQGLRTKVNANIGTSEGHAAVDLERRKLVAAVESGADAVMDLSTGGDLPALRAELLRLSPLPLGTVPLYEAAQVARSRHDAVVRMTVEDLFEVIERQAAEGVDFMTVHTGLTRRALSHLMEQGRVADVVSRGGSILVAWMLQHDRENPLAEHFDRLLSIARTHEVTLSLGDGLRPGAGADATDRAQVAELLELGAQVRRCREAGVQVMVEGPGHVPLGQIGTNVQLQKRLCEGAPFYVLGPLVTDVAPGYDHIVGAIGGAVAAAAGADFLCYVTPSEHLDFPDVEDVRAGVTASRIAAHVGDVEKGLAGAAEWDLEMSRARKALDWERQERAALDPSAVRARRAFLKDGEGCAMCGPLCAMKIVSRALAAHAASGSEG, from the coding sequence ATGGAAAAGAGCGGAATGACCTTGATGGAGCGTGCCCGCCGCGGAGACGGAGAGGGTGCTCTGAAAGAGGCGGCGGAAAGGGAGAGCCTTTCTCCGGAGGTTCTGCTCGCCGGAGTGGCGGCGGGCACGGCGGTGGTGCCCGCCAATCCGGCCCATCGGGGCCTGGTGCCCTGCGGCATCGGTCAAGGTTTGCGCACCAAGGTGAACGCCAACATCGGCACCTCCGAAGGACACGCGGCGGTCGACCTGGAGCGGAGAAAACTGGTTGCGGCGGTGGAGAGCGGCGCCGACGCGGTGATGGATCTGAGCACCGGGGGCGACCTGCCTGCCCTGAGGGCGGAGCTGCTCCGTCTGTCGCCGCTCCCTCTGGGGACGGTGCCGCTCTACGAGGCGGCCCAGGTGGCCCGGAGCCGCCATGATGCGGTGGTGCGCATGACCGTGGAGGACCTGTTCGAGGTCATCGAGCGACAGGCCGCGGAGGGCGTGGATTTCATGACGGTTCACACGGGACTGACCCGCCGCGCCCTCTCTCATCTTATGGAGCAGGGACGGGTTGCGGACGTGGTGAGCCGGGGCGGTTCCATTCTCGTGGCCTGGATGCTTCAGCACGACAGGGAAAATCCCCTGGCGGAGCATTTCGACCGACTGCTCTCCATCGCCCGCACCCACGAGGTGACCCTGAGCCTCGGGGACGGACTCCGCCCTGGCGCCGGGGCGGACGCCACGGATCGGGCGCAGGTGGCGGAACTTCTTGAACTCGGTGCCCAGGTGCGGCGGTGCCGCGAGGCGGGAGTACAGGTCATGGTGGAGGGGCCGGGGCACGTGCCGCTCGGGCAGATCGGGACCAACGTGCAGTTGCAGAAGCGCCTCTGCGAAGGTGCCCCCTTCTACGTGCTGGGGCCTCTGGTGACCGACGTTGCTCCCGGCTACGACCACATCGTTGGAGCCATCGGAGGGGCCGTCGCGGCGGCGGCGGGAGCGGATTTTCTCTGCTACGTGACACCCTCGGAGCACCTGGATTTTCCCGACGTGGAGGATGTCCGGGCGGGCGTGACGGCGTCGCGCATCGCCGCCCACGTGGGAGATGTGGAGAAAGGGCTCGCCGGGGCGGCGGAATGGGATCTGGAGATGTCCCGGGCGCGCAAGGCCCTCGACTGGGAGAGACAGGAAAGGGCGGCGCTGGATCCGTCGGCGGTGAGAGCCCGGCGCGCTTTCCTCAAGGACGGTGAGGGGTGCGCCATGTGCGGTCCCCTGTGCGCCATGAAGATCGTCTCCCGGGCGCTTGCGGCGCACGCCGCCTCCGGGAGCGAGGGTTGA